The nucleotide sequence AATCCAAAGACCCGAATtataggttaattggtgattcttaATTGGCTATGGCTGCGAGGCAAGTGagttgtaaagcgctttgagtggtTAGTAAGTAAGACTAGAAAAGGTCTGTTTGAATCAGAGTACATTACATGGATCTGCAGTAATGACTGAAAATGAGCTGtgttttctaaaacatcagttttatttattttgtttccattcatgttttatatggtagaaggaaagagaaaagaagtcAATGAGAAAAATCTAGTGAATATCAGGAGTTTAGGGAGGAAAGAAAAGGCTTGTGAGGACTTTAAGAGATTATGTGTTCTTCCGAGGCTCACAGGAAGGGCTGCTATTACAGAAACCAAAAATACCTAACCATCGAAATCACCACAGCCAACCTTTAAAGGGCAGAGTAGCAGTTTAGTCACAGGCTTTCATGAAGTTGGGTGACTTGTGAAAGACACCTTAAAAATGAACATTCGCAGCTGGTGCAGTGGAGGCCAAAACATCCCCCTCCAACCATCCCATCTAGTGTTTTAGtctatttttgcatttctgcACCTCCAGTTTTATTTTGCTATTTTCTCAGGGCAAGGAAATATCATGAAATGTTTTAAGTTAATAATCAAAAAACATCTTTCCACAATTTTTATGGACATCAAATAACAGACAAAATTCCCTTTCATCCACAGacaagagttttgtttttcactgggTATCgcatgcagaagagcattttCAACCATAATTTGCAGCCAAAGTAATCTCATTCTATGCTGAGTGTGAAATGTTATTACATTGCTTTAAGCAACTGAGCCTGCTTTATGCAGATTAACAAGAAGCAGAAAAGTAGGGCCCCGTAGTCAGAGAATGAAAGTGAAATCAGATCAAGTATCAATGTCCCTTTATTAACCTCTTCACCTGTCTCATTTCTTAATCTCTGTGATCTGTTCATTTCAGTTCCAGTATTTTTCTCTGTTAAACACTTCACCTCCAGTCTCAGCTCTCTGTCCTCCTTTTTATGGCACACTAGTCTTGTCTTTTTCACCTCTCCATATTTAAATCGTACCCTCCAGGTGTTTAGGTGCTCTTTTCTATAATTTGTCCCTTTAATTTTGTATCACATCTTTGTATCTGTaagttattttttaatgaattggagagagacagagaaagtcCGCACTGCTTGTAAAAGCTTAAGAATTACTGAAGAGAGCCTTTTACAATCCTGACATCAATGATGTGAGAGCCTTGTAAGGGTTGCGTTAAAGTGTGCTATCGTGGCTCAGATCAGAGACAAGCTCCCATCAGATTCAGCTTTACTGCTGCATCTGTattttcaccccccccccccccttttttaaagttattgtgagatcaatatttaatttttggTAAATCCACTGGagatgaatcagacctgacagctGGTATGACGGCTCTGCTAAATCACCCCAGAATTGAAAGTGTATTGGGCGAATCATTCAGGGAGAATAGTTAGAAGTGTGTGCGGAGTGAGCAAAGATGAACAAGTCTAAATCCTAATATGCATTAACCACTGAGTGAGtctgcttctttctttcttgcctCCTGCCTCTACCTTCTGTTTCACCATCAGCATCCTTCTCCACATCTGActcacaagctgaaacgtcagcCTTGTTCCCTTTTCTCCTCACATCAGCATATTTTTTCCTTCTTAATCCAGCCCCACCTGGTGACTGATCCACAGAAACTTAATTccatcaaaaatatattttactaaaagctttaaatatatattttttggtaGGGCGAAAGGAAGAGTTATGGGACTTTTGGAAATAAGAGGATAATCTGCAGGCCATAAGTGTCTCTGTGAAGCTTTAtggcaaatggtaaatggactggttcttgtgtagcgcttttctactctacctgaacACTCAAAATGCTTTTTCACCTAGTCACactcattcatacaagcactttgtgctttgtgtctaacattcacactctgatggatgcattggagagcaaccTGGGGTTAGTGTCTTGGTTAGGatttttggcatgcagactggagcagccaatGATCAAATGACCAATCTTCTGATttgtaggtgacctgctctaccacgtGAGCTACAGCCACACCAAAATCATACAAAAGCAGTGGGATCAGCGGTTTGGATCAAAATGGTCAGTTAAGTGACAGCCATTGGTGTCTTATTTCTACAGCCATGTTACTGAAATGGTTAAGATACAAATTGGCTGAGGCGCTGACAATAAACTGCAATGTTTGACTTTAGTCTAGAAAACAGCTGTGCCTCTTTCTCCTCTACTTCTGAGAAGTTTTGACAATGAAATTGTGGATGACTTTGACACTGGTTACATGAAGTTGACTGCAACATTAACTTGTTCTTTAGAAAATGACAAGATTGTTATCTTACACTAAACCAGTTTCAGTCCAGACCTTCACCTTTGCCTGAGATCAGCACCTCATCAGCACCTCATCACACCACACCACCTCATAACACTTCTCATTTCATTTCAGCCACTGAAACATCCCCATTATCGCTTCTTCCAGGGGTTCCCACCTCGACCTGCCTTTATCACCTTTGAATACCCTGCAACCCTgtgaaactcaggtgttttatgAGAGCACCAAATTAGCTTGGCCTTATAGCTTAAAGTCAGAGGCTGCTGAACTGGGAAATTACATTTGCATTGCAATGCATTTTCCAGTTAATAGAAGTTTCCAAAAGCAATTCTGCCTACCAGTAAGTTGCATCACATGTCTCAGTTTAATTCAGCTTAATTTAATACAGCATGCTTGGTTGGCACGAATGCCATCAAATGCACTTTTCCATTCTATATCTGTAAGTGAAGTGAATGAGGCAAAAAGATGAGAGGAAGAACGAAACAGAGGGAGTTCTGGTAATGTGGTCCATCTGTGTCAAACAGTATTGAGGAGTGCTAACCTGAGACTGATTTTGTATAATTACCACTTCAAAGAAAGAGCTGTTTGTTTCATAGTGTTTTGAATCACATATGCAGCACCTTTTACTGAAACAAATTAGAATTTTAGTCTTTAGTAGCCACCCATTTCAGTCCTGTGTGCTGTTTCTTCTTATTCAGTAATGACTGTAGGGGTTTTATACCACTTACAATTCTTAATTCAGCAACTCTCAAGCATTTTCTGCAACCTCAACCTCTCACCCCAAATATATCTACATTAGTGCTCTTTCAGGCACAACCTTTGCTTCTAAGCTCTAAagaattcatttttattaatagagaaCTACAACTccaatgtttttcattactgAATGTAAATTCAAACTATcacatgataatatattaaacCACATAAACTCTTCACTGCTTCACTGTATCTCAAACTGAAGATGATATACGTCTCATCTTCGTTGTTGTTAGTTTGTTGTAGATGTTCAACTGGCAAACCTGTCCATGCCTTGACAACAGTGCACAACCATGCATGATTTTTGTACAGCTTCGTGTTGTAACCCCAGATGTGTAGCTCTTCCGTCTCCCTGGCTCTGTACACAGTTTTATGTATGGGCCACTGAAAGATTAAAattcacaaaaacatatttttcccGCACTTACCTCAAAGTGGTCTGCAGCAAGTAGGAATATGTAGAAAACCAAACAGTAACTTCAGCAGCATGCATGATCAGATACTGAAAGTGGAGAGCTTGTCAAACTACAAGGGGTGTTTCATTTACTTGTTTGTATCTAACTGGTGATTATAAGAGCCCTTGTGCCATCAGTTCACGATGATCACTTGATGACAAAAACAACTTCACTGCTCAGCCTGatttaacaaaataatcaaTTTTAGACAAAAACACTCATGTTAAGGGAGACtgggcattttttttcttgaattttgcagaaaaagcTTTGTTCTTCAGGATAAGCTCAAACCTCgagacattttttgttttaagctTGAACAATCTAGAAATGACTAAGGCTGTAAGCTTCTTGCAATTCCCCTTAAATGTTGCAGAATCCCTTTTATTCAAGGTATGTGCGCAGCCAGGATGTTGCTGCCTCTTGATATAGGTCATGATCTTGAAGATTATAGTGTTTAAACTGAGTGAAGGTGCCCCGCATTTGGCTCTGAATACAAACTCTTAAACCAAGAAAAACTATCTTATCATCATTATATTTGGCTTTTTGGATGAGGTAATTCTGCTAAAGttggaaaataaaatgtattgaaAATGTTGGAAGCTTTAAATAACCTTATAATCGTGTTAATACAGAGAAAGGAGACTGTGCACGTGTTTCCCTTTGATGCCTCCCAGTCATCAATGCGCACAGAAAACAATCACCGCagcagataaaaagaaaaacactcctTTTAAGACACAAACCACATCAACGGCTGAATCCAGGTCAGCAGTGCCTGCCTGAGCAAGTTTATTGATGGCTGGAAAATAAAAGAGTTTACCGAAGTCACCATTCAGAGGCAGTGCAGCAAATCAAGGGCTCCCTTCAATAAAACCACACAGCCACAAACAATTGCACTTGAATGTCCAACTCCACGTATGTCACAGCAGGCATCAATGGTCTCACACTGCCTCCTCCCAATTTAACCAAGCCCAACTGCTCTTCCCCCGTCTCTCGTGATTGTTCCCTCTCTCACATCAATACACCAGCGCACAATTACAGGCACAAAACAGAAGTGCACAGCAGCGTGGTTATTCGCTCACAAAATCTTGGGACTTACTTCTACTAAGGAGCTGCAGGTTGCGGACCTCTTCTCTGACCTGCAGCTGGAGGACTTGTTGGAGGACCTCCTGCCTCAGTGTCTCCTGGACAATGCCCATCCTCTCCAGCTTCTCCCCATTTAAACGCAGCAATGCCCGTCCTGCAAGGAACAGAAGTGAAATGTCAGGATAGATTTCTCCACTAATTCAGAAAGTAGCCATAAAATAGATATTTCAGTGTTATTAGCTTAAAGTTTTCATTTAGCCCTTGTAAATGAAATATTGTTACATATAACCCTATGGGAAAATACTGACACATTTAACGACTACATATACATTTGATAAAATGTAACAGTAATGTAGCTGCAAGAACatatctgtttgtgtgtgtgagtgttataAAGCATCTATTAAATGTTGCAGTGTTATCGctgacataaataaaatacgAAAAATCTCaatctcaaaaaagaaaaaggcaaatGAAATGCACATTTTTATGTACATAAAttagaaatgttttttcttttcctggtcAGCACTTCAGCCACCTGGTGGCTCACACAGGCAGACTCTTTCTATGGTTAAGTTTTACTACAGAGTTTGGCAGTTAACCCTGGGGACACTCACATTTAACATACCATTACCCACAgtaaacagcttttacaacCAAGCCGCACTCCCATGAACACAGACACAATATCAAACACTTGTATGTGTGGAGGTGCAGCACACAGAGAGCTTACTGAGAGTAGGAGAGCTACGTCCTTCACAGGCgcagaaagaagaggaatccATCATACCTGCAGCAGCTCTGTACGACGCCCAAATCATAATTAGACTCATTACTCATGCAGCTCTCTATATCACTCTATTCATTTCCATTTCATTGCCCTGCACATCAGCATATCCTCTgtacctttgttttttttcatttttctatacCTGCATCATAAGTATGTTCTGAAGAAGAAAAGTCACACAGGTTATATATTGCATGTACAACCAGTGTGTATTTCATAGCTTGTAAACACTTCTTTCCTTTCACACTTCCTTTCTATTTCTTTTGCTGTCACACTTACACTGAGccccattttttttcctttatgtaCCCACAGTAATCAGTGAGCAAATCTGTAGGACGAGTGCAaaagcagaggagaaagaagagaacACAATGAAAGCAAGTAAAATCAAAAGAGGGAACATGGATAGAGAATTAGACCCACATGCcctctgtcttttttcttaGCCCATAAAATATAAATACCCTTAAAGGACTCTGTAGTCATATTTTATAACACAGACTCTACGTTGGAGAAGAGATTTGATGGTGTGCTACATTACACTGAAGTAGGTCTGTTGTGACCCAGGCCCGGCCTGAGTGCCTCTAAAACCACCTGTTAAGAAAAATGTAACGTGCATCAACCCATATTCTTCTTTAACATCTTAATCACAGCAATTCAGGTAAGTTATACAGCAAAAACCCTTCATCTAACCTAAAACCAGTATAAAAACACTGATCTGGGATTGTGCAATTTTTCCAAATGAGTCCAACAGCTCTATATTTAGCTAAAGGAAACCTTTTGTTTCCATCAGCTCGTGTAGCATGGGCATCTTGACAGATTTCCATGTTTTTGGCTGCATGACTCAGCTGACTCATTTGCCGTTTAGTACACTCTCGCAAATACAAGCTGCTACTCTTTTGATTCCAGTCTTATTTTTATACTCTACTATGGAtgtatgcgtgtgtgagtgtggtaTGTTTCCTCTTGAGGTAAACTGAAATACAATTTCAGACTAGAACAATGCAAAACAGTGAGGAAATATCTCAGCAAAAATGCTCTGTTAAAGCTGATTGATACTTTATATAACAGACAGCTGAATATGACATAAGAAAGCAgcaatgtgtgttttttacacTTCCCAGCTCTCTGATATACGATATACTGCTCTCAATGGAACTAGCCAAGCCAAATGAGGACAGAACTGTCAGCCTGTCTTTTCCTTACTACCAGATGGGCTCCAACAATATAGACAATAGTTGCTTCTTCTGTGGGTATGGCTGCTCTCCCTTGGAGGAAAGGCCATGACAAACCAGTTAGCTTTTATAATGGTTGAATGGAtcgtgtgtgtttgctgtgcatgtgtgtctatgCACTTTTTGTTTAAAGGGAGATTATTTGCTTCTCCTCCGAGTCCAGGTGCTCCCTGTTTCGAGCACGCAGAGTAGAATTACCCAATTTGTATGAGAACAACTACCTCGAGGATACAACAAtaattttccatttattttgtgCGGTatatcagtatttttttcttttacacacacacacacacacacacacacacacatacacacaattcTGTCTGCTCGTACACATTCGTCGGCCTCTTTACCCAATCCCCACAAAAGCCCTCTCATGTGCGCTTGCCAAAAGCAGGACCAGTGTgtcctagaaaaaaaaaacactactgCCCTTCCTCTgtgaatgtctgtgtgtgcatgtgtacaaATGAGACAAAGCAGATGAATGGAGCTCAAATCAATTCCCCTCAGACAGACTTAATACAGCTCCTAATAATTGCCTGCAGATAGGGAAAGTATGCTGTCAAAGGCAGaaaagagacacaaaaacaaaagctgtttCAATAGAGATCGCTTCTCTCAATTTGGCTTCAAAATAAATTGCTTATTAACAATGTCTCTGGGCAAATGGGAAGCAGTTCTGCCTTGGCTGGGACAATAATGACTCTTAAAACAGTCGGAAAAGCAAtccaaggtgtgtgtgtgcatgggggGGGGACTTCCTTATAAAAGAGCAACCTTTAGTTTAAATCTGTGATCAAACTGACCAACTGAGTTCATACAAGCCCCGAGGCCCAACTTAAACTATTACATTTCTGTAAGCTTTTGTGtacttatatttattatttaacttTTGCTTTAACTTTGTGCTTTATTGACTACATACTTTTTGGTCTCTCTATATTACTAATCTATTGAATGTATCTGTTAATCATACTTGGTATAAAATACCAAGAATATTAACATAAGATATAAATATAGGAATAAATATAGGAGCAACTTCAGGGGCAATCTAGTTAAAACCACATATAGAGGTGGTCTGTGTGGTCAAACTTCAGTCTGAAAATACAGTCTGTGAATTATACAGCCATGTTATGAGAAAGTAAAAGTACATGAGCTTTGGATAGAAAGTATCAATTTATTGGCTTCACACCTCTTGGCCTATTGTACAGTACATACGAAAAACTTATCAAAATGTTGAGGAGAGAGTGCGCACAACTAAAAGAACTGGTCTGAATGTGTGACTCATCTGTGACTCAGTCTGACTCATCTCATCTATCGTCATATCAACTTTTTAATGCAATGCAAAAATGGCTTTCTGTCACTAACTCACATGCACATCTGCTAGAATCGAGTGTAATCACATCTATTATTTACTTCTCCAAACAAGAGTTGTCTAATGGAGGAAGTATTCAGATCCTTGACTTAAAGAGACATCATGTAACGTAAGTAAGGAATTTACTTGCGTTCACACTTTGCTTGTTTGAGTTTTATTTGCCCTGTTTTCCTCTCATTTGCAAAAGAGTTGAGGTTATTTTAGTCTAATATGAACTGTAGCATAGTTCTAAATTGCGGTGCAACATGCAGTATAGTATAGTTGCCGCTTGATGAAGCCATTTAAGTCATGAAGGACATGACTTAAACATGCAGTATTTCTACTGTCCTGCAGGGGCTGACTCCTCTAGTTGCAAAATTGCTGTGCGGAAAACTTTGAGAAAATGACTCCACTTCTCATTTGATTTATGATCTTGATAAATATTTTGCAAAGTTTATGTTCTCAGATTGGAGTTTTAATTCTAATTGAATGTAGAAAAGTATTCACGTTGCAAATTATACTCCCATTAAGAGTAAATCAGATAATTAAGTTGTGTGTGCTTTAGAGTGTGGCTATTCTGTGCATCAAGTGCTTGTTTAACATTCAGATGTAAGCTACTGTTCAGCATTTTTGGTATCTACATGTCCACATTATTAATGGCTCAGGCACACTAGAATAAAAATATGACTACAGCCTCCTTGTGACCATGAAAATTTGCCTTGATATTTTTTGCATTCGACAATTGATTGGAAGTACCCCACCACGCACCTATATTTTAACATGGAACACCCTCAGGCTCTGGGCGACCACTTTCAATTGCAAGGTGATTGCAGAGGTCACCTGGAGAGAGGCAAACTCCAAACAAAAGTCTGGCTCAGACTTACTATaatcactctcagacagattgGCAAAGCTTTGCAAATAATTGCTGTCTAATTTACCAACACATTGCAATCAATCAGAGTCAGCCTGCACCTATAAGTGCAACTTGTTTGCGATGCTTCTCTTTGCAATAGGAGACTTACCTCAATGGTTGACGGGTGTTATTCATACATGAAAGCAAGGTTGCCTATGTTATTTTGCAGCTAAATTGCTGTACTGTAGCAACTATATCACTATTTGTGGGGGAAagtctttattttctgttttataagcaattaatgtgaatttctgcaATAGACGCCACAGTTTTTGATCATTTATCACAGCTAAACAAAgcattatcacaaacagattgcatgtaattTCCAACTTTAACTGtaaactgatagcagactgattCCATCTTAATACCATTTTATTGCGATCTTGATGCACTAAATCTGCTTTGAAGATGTCAGTTGACTGCCAGCAGTTGCAGACCTGGTCCCTGTCTTTGAAACAGCAGTTTCAAAGGCAAAAAGATTTGAAGTTTATTGCACACCTTCACAATAATTTGGATTCTGCTGAGGTCTCTAACCACTATTTTCTCCAAAAAAGCTATCCAAGCTAGCTAGTGCTAGCATTAGCTTATCTACACATCTATAGCACATTTTAGCATTTATTGTTGTCCTGTAACTACTCAAGTACTCCATTCAAACTGTTCCAGAAACTGTTCATTAATGGGATCATAAGTTTGACTCTCATTTCTATGTGGTAATCAAATTGCTCATGCAGTCTACAGAATATAGATTATATAGAAAACTGACAAAATGCTATGTACTCACTTTTGCTAAAAACAGTAGAAACAGACTAAACGCACTGATAAATGCACGATAACTCAAACTGCAGGAGAAACTATGAAAGCTACACTGATTTTTCTCAGGTGGCTTTTTCCAGTGCAATGGCATCCTGGCTGAGAGCAGCTTAgagaaatattttccttttgTTGCTTCAGCTAACATACAAACAGAATCCATTTCATGGCTGCTGATGAGAACCAGCATCCTTCAAAAAAGGCAAAGAATTTGTATGTAGTCTTTTctaatgttattttttatgCTGACCATATGCatccacaacacaaacacatattcaaCTCTCATTTGCACAAGAAAAATACAGCAGCTAATAACAGAGCCAAAATAAAATCCAGCTGGACATCTGCAAGTGAATACATAGGGATAATTGAGCTGAAGCCTCTATCTCACGCTCTCTGTTAGAGAATACATAAATAGAAATGATCAGATCAGAGCTGCTGCAGCTATGACGGTGGCAGCGTTGTTAACCCTGAAGCCTGTGTATGCAATGCACTGtacgtgcctgtgtgtgtgtgtgtgtgtgtgtgtatatggaaATGTAAGTGAGTGGTGGCTGACCCTGCAGCACAGACCAGCAATCTGTTCTCTATGagacactgaaaaagaaactgCTCTACCGTCTGGTCTGTCAAGGACGGGGATGTGTCAACACCTACATGCTCATATGTGTCTGTTACTACCTTGGTTTGTGTATCTAAGCACTCGCATGCATTTGTGTGGGCTTACTAACAAATAAATGTGTGAGAGCGTGTTGTTTGAACTCAAACACGATAACACAGCACTTTTTCCACAGATTTGCCTTTCTTCTGCAAAAATAGGCTGCACTCCTTTCGTTACCTCACATGAATGCCTTTTAAATCTCCTTTGCAGAGATTTGGGTGTAAACCTGTTTCCAGTTGAGAAAGCTAAGCTGTGGAACCACAaacctaaaaataaaactttgtgTGAGATTTACTAAGCCTTTTATGGCTCTGGTTTGCAATGCCTTAGTCCAAATGAGCATCACTAGTATGCTTATTGAACGGAACAGAGGTCAATGAGAAGTTTAACACAAACAGCACCCTCTAGAAGACTAGATCTTGCGCATTTTACACTATTAGCAGGCATAGTGATTGACGTTATCTGCAAATAAAAGACAACAATCAAAGTCAGCATAGTTTCCGTAACAACTGATGCTACATATTCACATGTTGTGCACTGTACCTGTGATGGCGTGGTGGGAGAAGGCCTCTACATAGGTCAGGTAGTTGTGTGGACAGTGTTTTTTAAGCCACTTGCAGACATCCTGCTGAGTCCACAGCACCACTGGTTTGGACAGACTGGACAGCGTAGGACTGGTGTGGTACACAGTGAATGCTTCACCCGGACGTAACTGAAGAACACACAGGAAGCAGTTTGTCATTATGTGCATAATGTacaatattgtgcaaaagtcttggcTTTCTTTATACTTTGCTGGTTTTGAGAAGTAGTTCTCAGGATTTCTGAAGCTTTTTCCAAGTTTGCCTACTGTATgtacattggctgctttttcacccGTTTTCAGTCAAGTCCTTGCGCTTGACCATTTTTAGAGGAATGttatttgtgtttgtatgtTAAGCTGCCATGAACATGAGGTTTTTGCCTGTGATTTGGTATTTATTTTGTGAATcttgcattttgtgttttgtaattttttccTCATAATTTCTATTTATGTcggttgtttgttttattttcttgtttcagATTGGTATGAAGTTACCAGTCTACCTAAACAGTTCGCTTTTTGTTTGTGGTCTCTCTCTTTCCGTCTTTGCCTTTAGGTCCTCACTACATCACTCTTCAGCATGACACTTAACACtaacctatgaatcattcaagcacaaaaacacaacaaaatccAGGGATGGACCAGTGTTATGTATATAGAAACCAGACAGCCAAACATAAAATTTGTTTCTATTTCTTTAATTGAATCTATGAATCTACAtgatgtgcagtgtgtccttaaaactGAACagctggaggacaaaagaataagtggcaggcctaaaaaaaactacagcagATGAGCAGTATCTGacagtcatgtccttaagaaataggaaaacaaTCCTTTAAAGATCTGACACAGGAcacatctggcccttcagctgatccatctactTTTCACTGAAGCCTCAGTCTCAGCGGAAGAGTGAagggaagggaaacagggagaaaaggctgggGTATGTGAAATTACACAAAAATCAGCGACAATAGCTTATAGTGTGACAAATCAAAATTTCTAGTTTGTAGTTCATATTGTATGAACAATATCAGAAGAGCCATTTAACAGTGAGcatctacagccatctgtaaaacacagctcagTTGAATTGTGCAAAAATATGCTGCATTTCCTATGTTTATATGTAAATTGC is from Oreochromis niloticus isolate F11D_XX linkage group LG20, O_niloticus_UMD_NMBU, whole genome shotgun sequence and encodes:
- the samd10b gene encoding sterile alpha motif domain-containing protein 10 isoform X2, with amino-acid sequence MAVDAASSFSFCRASLEHTVSAEELSYQLPRHAGGSNLTWHDGRGQKTAHTRTVKLLQQPGTEGIQLRPGEAFTVYHTSPTLSSLSKPVVLWTQQDVCKWLKKHCPHNYLTYVEAFSHHAITGRALLRLNGEKLERMGIVQETLRQEVLQQVLQLQVREEVRNLQLLSRTSFGNFS
- the samd10b gene encoding sterile alpha motif domain-containing protein 10 isoform X1; the encoded protein is MAVDGLDVLVSQSMDLMKTPFVKKIQTASSFSFCRASLEHTVSAEELSYQLPRHAGGSNLTWHDGRGQKTAHTRTVKLLQQPGTEGIQLRPGEAFTVYHTSPTLSSLSKPVVLWTQQDVCKWLKKHCPHNYLTYVEAFSHHAITGRALLRLNGEKLERMGIVQETLRQEVLQQVLQLQVREEVRNLQLLSRTSFGNFS